A region from the Wolbachia endosymbiont (group A) of Rhinocyllus conicus genome encodes:
- a CDS encoding SPFH domain-containing protein: MDKNTINDRNLSQLRFFPVLIALGLILSLLFFAYDSAIALGVAAVSILTFLQGFFINDPNEARVIEFFGHYIGTYFKSGICVTLPFSSKYIVSLKFQNINTEKIKVNDANGSPIEISAVIVWRVNSPAKAYYNVNNYHEFVFVQSDSVIRELASNYPYDSESDEESLRKNSDKISDELRSMLQQRLDIAGIEITEARISHLAYSSEIAQAMLRRQQAHAITSARRHIVQNAIGIVEEVIAHFEKNKSLQLDGKQKVQLINNLLVALISEQDAQPTISLDNN, from the coding sequence ATGGATAAGAATACGATAAACGATAGAAATTTAAGTCAACTCCGGTTTTTTCCTGTACTAATAGCGCTAGGATTAATTTTATCGCTGCTTTTTTTTGCATATGACAGCGCAATTGCGCTTGGAGTTGCTGCTGTTTCAATTTTGACTTTTCTTCAAGGATTTTTTATTAATGACCCTAATGAAGCAAGAGTGATAGAGTTTTTTGGTCATTATATTGGAACTTATTTTAAGTCTGGAATATGTGTAACGCTTCCCTTTTCAAGCAAATATATAGTTTCCCTAAAATTTCAAAATATCAACACAGAAAAAATAAAAGTGAATGATGCAAATGGAAGTCCAATAGAGATTTCTGCAGTAATTGTTTGGAGAGTAAACAGCCCTGCAAAGGCGTATTATAATGTTAACAACTATCACGAATTTGTTTTTGTACAAAGTGACTCAGTAATAAGAGAATTAGCAAGCAATTATCCGTATGATAGCGAAAGCGATGAGGAATCTTTACGTAAAAATTCTGATAAAATTTCAGATGAATTGCGGTCAATGTTACAACAAAGATTAGATATTGCAGGAATTGAGATTACAGAAGCAAGAATATCGCATTTGGCGTATTCGTCCGAGATTGCACAAGCAATGTTAAGGCGTCAACAAGCACATGCTATCACTTCGGCAAGAAGGCATATAGTGCAAAATGCAATAGGAATTGTCGAGGAAGTAATAGCTCATTTTGAAAAAAACAAAAGCTTACAATTAGATGGCAAGCAAAAGGTTCAATTGATAAATAATTTGTTGGTTGCCCTAATCTCTGAGCAAGATGCACAACCGACGATTAGTTTGGATAATAATTAG